One window of the Burkholderia ubonensis subsp. mesacidophila genome contains the following:
- a CDS encoding transglycosylase SLT domain-containing protein: protein MRRFPWLIVFFLGSAQYVSAQQMPAQPLPAQPASAPAAAASDASAPLAANQPNEENRRIIGYLTKKFGLAREKATKLADIVNATATKYALPPALVYAIISIESRFQEKARGGGGATGLMQVVPSAHRGLLRNVKDLTEPNANVNAGSAILSGYVKAAGGDIGAALKSYGGTHAYASKVLQRVESFRFVLEPRDDANAGMIPVSAPASDVRAVSVRDSR from the coding sequence ATGCGACGGTTTCCCTGGCTGATCGTATTCTTTCTCGGCAGTGCGCAATACGTGTCGGCGCAGCAGATGCCTGCGCAGCCGTTGCCCGCGCAACCGGCGTCCGCGCCTGCCGCTGCGGCTTCGGACGCTTCCGCGCCGCTGGCTGCCAATCAGCCGAACGAGGAAAACCGCCGCATCATCGGCTACCTGACGAAGAAGTTCGGCCTCGCCAGGGAAAAGGCCACGAAGCTCGCCGACATCGTGAACGCCACCGCGACGAAATACGCGCTGCCGCCGGCGCTCGTCTACGCGATCATCTCGATCGAATCGCGCTTCCAGGAAAAGGCGCGCGGCGGAGGCGGCGCGACCGGGCTGATGCAGGTGGTGCCCAGCGCGCACCGCGGGCTGCTGCGCAACGTGAAGGACCTGACCGAGCCGAACGCCAACGTCAATGCGGGCTCGGCGATCCTGTCCGGCTACGTGAAGGCCGCCGGCGGCGACATCGGCGCCGCGCTGAAGAGCTACGGCGGCACGCACGCGTATGCGTCGAAAGTGCTGCAACGCGTCGAGTCGTTCCGGTTCGTGCTCGAGCCGCGCGACGATGCGAACGCGGGCATGATCCCGGTGAGCGCGCCGGCGTCGGACGTTCGGGCGGTGTCCGTGCGCGATTCCCGGTAA
- a CDS encoding ABC transporter permease, protein MTARAAARARRVAIDKVGVLAGALTIGAVLFAPFVVLRPNRIAAGVGLPVFGALPAAQAATLAALWIAAALWTMTTSRPAWRLAAGCGLLATLGYAAGAAATHLVAPDDALARVSPTAGIWLLLFAWAVLVADALARLAFGPWRRLAALAVAAAALALPLSSGWWDGLSVMREYAVRGDDFWREAVRHVALAGGSVAAAFVAGLPLGIACARVAAVRAALLPVLNVVQTVPSIAMYGLMMAPLGMLAAHVPLAAALGVRGIGVAPAVLALFLYSLLPIASSVAVGLAQVPAHVTEAARAMGMTGAQRLLQVDLVLALPVILSGVRIVLVQNIGLTAVAALIGGGGFGTFIFQGIGQSAADLVLLGAIPTIALALVAAVVFEAATALARGRTA, encoded by the coding sequence ATGACGGCACGCGCGGCGGCCCGCGCGCGACGCGTCGCGATCGACAAGGTCGGCGTCCTCGCCGGCGCGCTGACGATCGGCGCGGTGCTGTTCGCGCCGTTCGTCGTGCTGCGGCCGAACCGGATCGCGGCGGGCGTCGGGTTGCCGGTGTTCGGCGCGCTGCCGGCCGCGCAGGCCGCTACGCTCGCCGCACTGTGGATCGCGGCCGCACTGTGGACGATGACGACGAGCCGGCCCGCATGGCGCCTCGCCGCCGGCTGCGGCCTGCTCGCGACGCTCGGCTACGCCGCCGGCGCGGCCGCGACGCATCTCGTCGCGCCCGACGACGCGCTCGCACGCGTGTCGCCGACCGCCGGCATCTGGCTGCTGCTGTTCGCGTGGGCCGTGCTGGTCGCCGATGCGCTCGCGCGGCTCGCGTTCGGGCCGTGGCGGCGGCTCGCCGCGCTGGCCGTCGCCGCCGCGGCGCTCGCGCTGCCGCTGTCGAGCGGCTGGTGGGACGGCCTGTCCGTGATGCGCGAATACGCGGTGCGCGGCGACGATTTCTGGCGCGAGGCCGTGCGGCACGTCGCGCTCGCCGGCGGCTCGGTCGCGGCGGCCTTCGTCGCGGGGCTGCCGCTCGGCATCGCGTGCGCGCGCGTCGCGGCCGTGCGCGCGGCGCTGCTGCCGGTCCTCAACGTCGTGCAGACGGTGCCGAGCATCGCGATGTACGGGCTGATGATGGCGCCGCTCGGCATGCTCGCCGCGCACGTGCCGCTCGCGGCCGCGCTCGGCGTGCGCGGGATCGGCGTCGCGCCGGCCGTGCTCGCGCTGTTCCTGTATTCGCTGCTGCCGATCGCGTCGAGCGTCGCGGTGGGGCTCGCGCAGGTGCCGGCGCATGTGACGGAAGCCGCGCGCGCGATGGGCATGACGGGCGCACAGCGCCTGCTGCAGGTCGACCTCGTGCTCGCGCTGCCGGTGATCCTGAGCGGCGTGCGCATCGTGCTGGTGCAGAACATCGGGCTGACCGCGGTCGCCGCGCTGATCGGCGGCGGCGGCTTCGGCACCTTCATCTTCCAGGGCATCGGGCAATCGGCCGCCGATCTCGTGCTGCTCGGCGCGATCCCGACGATCGCGCTCGCGCTGGTCGCCGCCGTCGTGTTCGAGGCCGCAACCGCGCTCGCGAGGGGACGCACCGCATGA
- a CDS encoding ABC transporter permease — protein sequence MTLRAAATVARKLVPAAARAAALALLLVLLLRPAWLQGLFAPFADHGAPVIYDRASLLDLTLAHLGTVAASSLIGTLIAIAAGIAVTRPWGADFLPVARSVVNIGQTFPPVAVLALAVPAVGFGLKPVLIALVLYGLLPIFESTIAGIEDVPRDVVDAARGMGMSGWQQLASVELPLAFPVIVNGIRLAVVINLGTATIGSTVAARGLGDVIIAGLQTANTAFVLQGGMIVGLLAVLVSDAIGAIAGMVGRRA from the coding sequence ATGACGTTGCGGGCTGCGGCAACCGTCGCGCGGAAACTCGTGCCGGCCGCCGCACGCGCGGCCGCGCTCGCGCTGCTGCTCGTGCTGCTGTTGCGTCCGGCCTGGCTGCAGGGGCTGTTCGCGCCGTTCGCGGACCACGGCGCGCCCGTCATCTACGATCGCGCAAGCCTGCTCGACCTCACGCTCGCGCATCTCGGCACGGTCGCCGCGTCGAGCCTGATCGGCACGCTGATCGCGATCGCCGCCGGCATCGCGGTGACCCGGCCGTGGGGCGCGGATTTCCTGCCGGTCGCGCGCAGCGTCGTCAACATCGGCCAGACGTTTCCGCCGGTGGCCGTGCTCGCGCTCGCGGTGCCCGCGGTCGGCTTCGGTTTGAAGCCGGTGCTGATCGCGCTCGTACTGTACGGGCTCCTGCCGATTTTCGAGAGCACGATCGCGGGCATCGAGGACGTGCCGCGCGACGTCGTCGACGCCGCGCGCGGGATGGGGATGAGCGGCTGGCAGCAGCTGGCGTCGGTGGAGCTGCCGCTCGCGTTTCCGGTGATCGTCAACGGCATCCGCCTCGCGGTCGTCATCAACCTCGGCACCGCGACGATCGGCTCGACGGTCGCTGCGCGCGGGCTCGGCGACGTGATCATCGCCGGCCTGCAGACCGCGAATACCGCGTTCGTGCTGCAGGGCGGGATGATCGTCGGGCTGCTCGCGGTGCTGGTCAGCGACGCGATCGGCGCGATCGCCGGGATGGTGGGCCGGCGCGCGTAG
- a CDS encoding DUF1289 domain-containing protein has protein sequence MAVKSPCVEVCSFDGKTGYCVACLRTREEARTWKKMTDHRRHQIVNEGARRRTKLVRETSG, from the coding sequence ATGGCAGTCAAGTCGCCCTGCGTCGAGGTTTGCTCGTTCGACGGCAAAACCGGCTATTGCGTGGCCTGCCTTCGTACGCGGGAAGAGGCACGCACGTGGAAGAAGATGACCGACCATCGGCGCCACCAGATCGTGAATGAAGGCGCCAGGCGGCGGACCAAGCTGGTTCGCGAAACGTCCGGTTGA
- the dmeF gene encoding CDF family Co(II)/Ni(II) efflux transporter DmeF translates to MSEFRDVAFGAGHDHIFLGAAHEQNERRTWMVIGLCAAMMVAEIVGGSIFGSLALVADGLHMSTHAGAMLIAALAYTYARKHASDPRFVFGTGKLGDLAGFTSAIVLAMIALLIGYEAVSRLLSPVPIHFGEAIPIAVVGLLVNIASVWLLSGDHHGHSHGHSHGHHHGHAHDDHGHEEEAQRVFDRHGVFLVSVFEEGVPPVFRIGPATDGTKLGDIATASITTIRPDGSRQTFAMEDRGGYLESAEDIPEPHQFKAIVQLNDNTHALAFEEHDHEAHASVARDHNIRSTYIHVIADAAVSVLTIIGLLLARAFGWIWMDPLAGIVGALVIANWSYGLMRDTGGILLDMNSDRRLADNVRTAIEGGGDSVSDLHVWRLGPGHMSAVVSVATDDATRDSRFYHGLLQRFKDLSHVTVEVVPAARVR, encoded by the coding sequence ATGAGCGAATTCAGGGATGTCGCCTTCGGCGCGGGACATGACCACATCTTTCTCGGCGCGGCGCACGAGCAGAACGAGCGCAGGACCTGGATGGTCATCGGACTCTGCGCGGCAATGATGGTGGCCGAGATCGTCGGCGGGTCGATTTTCGGCTCGCTGGCGCTGGTGGCGGACGGGCTGCACATGTCGACGCATGCCGGCGCGATGCTGATCGCCGCGCTTGCGTACACCTATGCGCGCAAGCATGCGAGCGATCCGCGGTTCGTGTTCGGCACGGGGAAACTCGGGGACCTGGCGGGTTTCACCAGCGCCATCGTGCTTGCGATGATCGCGCTGCTGATCGGGTATGAAGCAGTCAGCCGCCTTCTGTCACCCGTGCCGATCCATTTCGGCGAAGCGATTCCGATTGCGGTGGTCGGTCTGCTCGTCAACATCGCGAGCGTCTGGCTGTTGAGCGGCGACCACCATGGCCACAGTCATGGTCACAGCCACGGTCATCATCATGGTCATGCTCACGACGACCACGGCCACGAAGAGGAAGCGCAGCGGGTCTTCGATCGGCACGGCGTGTTCCTCGTATCGGTATTCGAGGAGGGGGTCCCGCCTGTATTCCGGATTGGCCCTGCGACAGACGGCACGAAGCTCGGCGACATTGCGACCGCGTCGATCACGACGATCCGTCCGGACGGCAGCCGACAGACATTCGCGATGGAGGACCGCGGCGGCTACCTGGAATCGGCCGAGGACATTCCCGAGCCTCACCAGTTCAAGGCAATCGTTCAATTGAACGACAACACGCACGCATTGGCATTCGAGGAGCACGACCACGAAGCGCATGCGTCCGTGGCGAGGGACCACAACATCCGCTCTACCTATATCCACGTGATCGCGGATGCAGCGGTTTCCGTTCTGACCATCATCGGCTTGCTGCTTGCGCGCGCTTTCGGCTGGATCTGGATGGACCCGCTCGCAGGTATCGTGGGCGCGCTGGTGATCGCGAACTGGTCGTACGGCCTGATGCGCGACACCGGCGGCATTCTGCTCGACATGAATTCGGACCGCCGGTTGGCGGACAACGTGCGCACCGCGATCGAAGGCGGCGGCGACAGCGTCAGCGATCTGCACGTCTGGCGTCTCGGGCCGGGGCACATGAGCGCGGTCGTGTCCGTCGCGACTGACGATGCCACGCGGGATTCACGCTTCTATCACGGCCTGCTCCAGCGCTTCAAGGATCTCTCGCACGTCACCGTCGAGGTCGTGCCGGCCGCGCGGGTTCGCTGA
- a CDS encoding 2-hydroxyacid dehydrogenase, whose product MKPQLLVLIPLRDGAHREIAASFDVLDAPTGDARECAIAEHGGAIRAVLTNGSTGLTAAEIDRMPRLTLISALGAGHEHIDVAHAKTRGVVVVTGAGTNDDCVADHAFALLLAAVRGVVRLDAATRAGVWRDALPMPPNVSGRKLGIVGLGRIGEKIARRAAGFDLETGYHNRTPKDGAPYRYFDRLDALARWADFLIVATPGGALTRHLIGRDVLDALGPDGFLVNVSRGSVVDTAALADALREGRLAGAGLDVYEGEPDPPRALVELDNVVLTPHLGGWSPDAFDRSVRQFLDNAARHFAGEPVLTPV is encoded by the coding sequence ATGAAGCCCCAACTGCTGGTCCTGATCCCGTTGCGCGACGGCGCGCATCGCGAGATCGCCGCGTCGTTCGACGTGCTCGATGCGCCGACCGGCGACGCGCGCGAATGCGCGATCGCGGAGCATGGCGGCGCGATCCGCGCGGTGCTGACCAACGGCAGTACGGGCCTCACCGCCGCCGAGATCGACCGGATGCCCAGGCTGACCCTCATCAGCGCACTCGGCGCGGGCCATGAGCACATCGACGTCGCGCATGCGAAGACGCGCGGCGTGGTGGTGGTGACCGGCGCGGGCACCAACGACGACTGCGTCGCCGATCACGCGTTCGCGCTGCTGCTGGCGGCCGTGCGCGGCGTCGTGCGGCTCGATGCCGCGACCCGCGCGGGCGTCTGGCGCGACGCGTTGCCGATGCCGCCGAACGTTTCCGGCCGCAAGCTCGGCATCGTCGGGCTCGGCAGGATCGGCGAGAAGATCGCGCGCCGCGCGGCCGGCTTCGATCTCGAGACCGGCTATCACAATCGCACGCCGAAGGACGGCGCGCCGTACCGCTATTTCGACCGGCTCGATGCGCTGGCGCGCTGGGCGGACTTCCTGATCGTCGCGACGCCGGGCGGCGCGCTCACCCGGCACCTGATCGGCCGCGACGTGCTCGACGCGCTCGGCCCGGACGGCTTTCTCGTCAACGTGTCGCGCGGCAGCGTCGTCGATACCGCTGCTCTGGCGGACGCGCTGCGCGAAGGCCGGCTCGCGGGCGCGGGGCTCGACGTGTATGAAGGCGAGCCCGATCCGCCGCGCGCGCTGGTCGAGCTCGACAACGTCGTGCTGACGCCGCACCTGGGCGGCTGGTCGCCCGACGCGTTCGATCGCTCGGTGCGGCAGTTTCTCGACAACGCGGCGCGGCATTTCGCCGGCGAGCCGGTGCTGACGCCGGTTTGA
- the osmF gene encoding glycine betaine ABC transporter substrate-binding protein OsmF, with product MKHVLPARMLGLAVAAALAAPAVHAADAVVVSSKIDTEGNLLGNLIAQVLKAHGIPVTEKIALGATPIVRKALVSGEIDIYPEYTGNAAFFFNKADDPVWKNASQGYDTAKKLDYAANHLVWLTPSPANNTWGVAVLAPVAHAQRLKTFTDFGKWITGGGKVKLAASAEFVNSASALPSFEKAYGFKLKPDQLVVLSGGDTAATIKAAANQTDGVNAAMVYGTDGGIAASGLAVLDDDKHVQPVYAPAPVIRETVLKAHPQIADYLKPVFASLDLKTLQTLNSRIQINGEPAAGVAAQYLKAKGFVK from the coding sequence ATGAAGCATGTCCTGCCCGCCCGGATGCTGGGCCTCGCCGTCGCCGCCGCGCTTGCGGCGCCCGCCGTGCACGCCGCCGACGCCGTCGTCGTGTCGTCGAAGATCGATACCGAAGGCAACCTGCTCGGCAACCTGATCGCCCAGGTGCTGAAAGCACACGGCATTCCCGTCACCGAAAAGATCGCGCTCGGCGCGACGCCGATCGTGCGCAAGGCGCTCGTCAGCGGCGAGATCGACATCTATCCCGAGTACACGGGCAACGCCGCGTTCTTCTTCAACAAGGCCGACGACCCGGTGTGGAAGAACGCGAGCCAAGGCTACGACACCGCGAAGAAGCTCGACTACGCGGCCAATCACCTGGTCTGGCTGACGCCGTCGCCCGCCAACAATACGTGGGGCGTCGCGGTGCTCGCGCCGGTCGCACACGCGCAGCGCCTGAAGACGTTCACCGATTTCGGCAAGTGGATTACCGGCGGCGGCAAGGTCAAGCTCGCGGCGTCGGCCGAGTTCGTGAACAGCGCGTCCGCGCTGCCGTCGTTCGAGAAGGCGTACGGCTTCAAGCTGAAGCCGGACCAGCTCGTCGTGCTGTCCGGCGGCGACACGGCGGCGACCATCAAGGCCGCCGCGAACCAGACCGACGGCGTGAACGCGGCGATGGTCTACGGCACCGACGGCGGGATCGCGGCGAGCGGCCTCGCGGTGCTCGACGACGACAAGCACGTGCAGCCCGTCTACGCGCCGGCGCCGGTGATTCGCGAAACGGTGCTGAAGGCGCATCCGCAGATCGCCGACTACCTGAAGCCGGTGTTCGCGAGCCTCGACCTGAAGACGCTGCAGACGCTCAACAGCCGCATCCAGATCAACGGCGAGCCGGCCGCGGGCGTCGCCGCGCAATACCTGAAAGCGAAGGGCTTCGTCAAATGA
- a CDS encoding type III secretion protein HrpB7, whose protein sequence is MKSRTQRAFEMLLTRREQRGAKLRAEQGALRAERDAAAHELAQGEAHAHAKLDAANRYAARVDAMAAGHAPFAIGDYAACRRYRDALLDEHALASAQCARLRAALQAKVDQLAATARRIARNDAQIDVVRERIRRLARAAEAAAEDVQDEEIEEGVLARRLAAARASNETTA, encoded by the coding sequence ATGAAGAGCCGGACCCAGCGCGCCTTCGAGATGCTGCTCACGCGGCGCGAGCAGCGCGGCGCGAAGCTGCGCGCGGAGCAAGGCGCACTGCGCGCCGAACGCGACGCGGCCGCGCACGAGCTCGCGCAGGGCGAAGCGCACGCGCACGCGAAGCTCGACGCGGCGAACCGCTATGCGGCGCGCGTCGACGCGATGGCGGCCGGCCACGCGCCGTTCGCGATCGGCGATTACGCGGCGTGCCGCCGCTATCGCGACGCGCTGCTCGACGAGCACGCGCTCGCGAGCGCGCAGTGTGCGCGGCTGCGTGCGGCGCTGCAGGCGAAGGTCGACCAGCTCGCCGCGACCGCGCGCCGGATCGCGCGCAACGACGCGCAAATCGACGTCGTGCGCGAGCGGATCCGCCGGCTCGCGCGCGCGGCCGAGGCGGCCGCCGAAGACGTGCAGGACGAGGAAATCGAGGAAGGCGTGCTCGCACGCCGGCTCGCGGCCGCGCGGGCTTCCAACGAGACCACCGCATGA
- a CDS encoding ABC transporter ATP-binding protein has translation MIEIERLGKRFGELVAVDDVSLTMQRGTITALVGASGSGKSTLLRMINRLIAPGAGTVRIDGVDTASVPPEQLRRRIGYVIQGHGLFPHWSVARNIATVPRLLGWDAARIDARVRELLALFNLAPDEFADKLPHELSGGQQQRVGVARALAAEPAMLLMDEPFGALDPIIRGKAQDDLLALQRRLGITVVLVTHDIEEALKLGDTIAVMDGGRLLQVAPPAEILGRPAAGVVEQLVAGVDRPLRLLALTPVGDVAEPGVADGPPIAATRSLRDAISELLWRGVDALPVVDDDNGNPSPHQAGTGRGPRDGNGARRITLDAIRAHARRPG, from the coding sequence ATGATCGAGATCGAACGCCTCGGCAAGCGCTTCGGCGAGCTCGTCGCGGTCGACGACGTGTCGCTGACGATGCAGCGCGGCACGATCACCGCGCTCGTCGGCGCATCGGGTAGCGGCAAGTCGACGCTGCTGCGGATGATCAACCGGCTGATCGCGCCGGGCGCCGGCACGGTTCGCATCGACGGCGTGGATACGGCGAGCGTGCCGCCCGAGCAGCTGCGGCGGCGCATCGGCTACGTGATCCAGGGCCACGGGCTGTTTCCGCACTGGAGCGTCGCGCGCAACATCGCGACCGTGCCGCGCCTGCTCGGCTGGGACGCCGCGCGCATCGACGCGCGCGTGCGCGAACTGCTCGCGCTCTTCAATCTCGCGCCGGACGAATTCGCGGACAAGCTGCCGCACGAGCTGTCGGGCGGCCAGCAGCAGCGCGTCGGCGTCGCGCGCGCGCTCGCGGCCGAGCCGGCGATGCTGCTGATGGACGAGCCGTTCGGCGCGCTCGATCCGATCATCCGCGGCAAGGCGCAGGACGACCTGCTCGCGCTGCAGCGGCGGCTCGGCATCACGGTCGTGCTCGTCACGCACGACATCGAGGAAGCGCTGAAGCTCGGCGACACGATCGCGGTGATGGACGGCGGCCGGCTGCTGCAGGTCGCGCCGCCCGCGGAGATCCTCGGCCGGCCGGCGGCGGGCGTCGTCGAGCAGCTCGTCGCGGGCGTCGACCGGCCGCTGCGCCTGCTCGCGCTGACGCCGGTCGGCGACGTGGCCGAGCCCGGCGTCGCGGACGGTCCGCCGATCGCCGCGACACGCTCGCTGCGCGACGCGATCTCGGAACTGCTGTGGCGCGGCGTCGATGCGCTGCCGGTCGTGGACGACGACAACGGGAACCCGTCCCCGCACCAGGCCGGAACCGGTCGCGGGCCGCGGGATGGCAACGGCGCGCGCCGCATCACGCTCGACGCGATCCGCGCGCACGCGCGGCGGCCCGGATGA
- a CDS encoding OsmC family protein, translated as MSTYFAEVEWQAGPDEKFTDNRYSRRHEWRFDGGVTVPASSSPHVVRVPFSDPAAVDPEEAYIAALSSCHMLWFLSVAAQQRFVVTRYRDAAEGTMEKNDAGKEVVTRVVLKPAVTFGGERTPTDDEVRALHHAAHEECFLANSVRTVIDIEGTWEHRGAV; from the coding sequence ATGTCCACGTATTTCGCAGAAGTCGAATGGCAGGCAGGACCGGACGAGAAGTTCACCGACAACCGCTACAGCCGCCGACACGAATGGCGTTTCGACGGCGGCGTGACGGTGCCCGCGTCGAGCTCGCCGCACGTGGTGCGGGTGCCGTTCTCGGACCCCGCCGCGGTCGATCCCGAGGAAGCGTACATCGCGGCGCTGTCGAGCTGCCACATGCTGTGGTTCCTGTCGGTCGCCGCGCAGCAGCGCTTCGTCGTCACGCGCTATCGCGACGCGGCGGAAGGCACGATGGAGAAGAACGACGCGGGCAAGGAGGTGGTGACGCGCGTCGTGCTGAAACCGGCCGTGACGTTCGGCGGTGAACGCACGCCGACGGACGACGAGGTGAGGGCGCTGCATCATGCGGCGCATGAGGAATGCTTTCTCGCGAACTCGGTGCGCACGGTGATCGATATCGAAGGGACGTGGGAGCATCGCGGGGCAGTTTGA
- a CDS encoding metal/formaldehyde-sensitive transcriptional repressor produces MSHTVREKQKLLNRVRRIKGQVEAIERALEEERGCNDVLQLITSCRGAMNGLLAVVLEDHIRTHLVDADEPDAHEGSATEQLIDVVHSYFK; encoded by the coding sequence ATGAGTCACACCGTCAGGGAAAAACAGAAGCTGCTGAATCGGGTACGCCGCATCAAGGGGCAGGTCGAGGCCATCGAGCGGGCGCTCGAGGAAGAGCGCGGCTGCAACGATGTCCTGCAGCTCATCACGAGCTGCCGCGGCGCAATGAACGGCCTGCTCGCGGTCGTACTCGAAGATCACATTCGAACCCATCTGGTCGACGCCGACGAACCCGACGCGCATGAGGGCAGCGCCACCGAACAGCTGATCGACGTCGTACATAGCTACTTCAAGTAA
- a CDS encoding NAD(P)/FAD-dependent oxidoreductase: MANVAIVGAGFIGLGAAAWLQRDGHRVTLFDAAGIGEGASFGNAATFAPYACVPPNSPSVFGAIPHYLCGRDSPLRIRWPYLLRGAPWLIRFLIASLPARHLRSAGALAALLALARDGYAPLLDAPRLAAFVRPRECLYLYARQASFDAAQPALELRRRFGVAFETLDAAGVRRLEPALAPIFARGVLFGGSWHFSDPHGFLGALFAHLAEGGVTLERANVEHVAPAGDGVRVLAGGATRTFDHVVIAAGARSAPFAAACGDRVPLDTERGYHVQFADREQVVSRPVGWAERGFYMTPLDEGLRAAGTVELGGLRAGKNPALVDLLARSAREALPTLGAPTRSWLGFRPTLPDGVPVLGRARRSERVIYAFGHQHLGVTLAGVSGRIVADLVAQRAPPLDLTPYRAARF, from the coding sequence ATGGCGAACGTCGCGATTGTCGGAGCGGGCTTCATCGGCCTCGGTGCGGCGGCCTGGCTGCAGCGCGACGGGCATCGCGTGACGCTGTTCGACGCGGCCGGCATCGGCGAGGGCGCGTCGTTCGGCAATGCGGCGACCTTTGCGCCCTATGCGTGCGTGCCGCCGAACAGTCCGTCGGTGTTCGGCGCGATCCCGCACTACCTGTGCGGGCGCGACAGCCCGCTGCGGATCCGCTGGCCGTACCTGCTGCGCGGCGCGCCGTGGCTGATCCGCTTCCTGATCGCGTCGCTGCCGGCGCGCCACCTGCGCAGCGCGGGCGCACTGGCCGCGCTGCTCGCGCTCGCCCGCGACGGCTATGCGCCGCTGCTCGACGCGCCGCGGCTCGCCGCATTCGTGCGGCCGCGCGAATGCCTGTACCTGTACGCGCGGCAGGCGTCGTTCGACGCGGCGCAGCCGGCGCTCGAGTTGCGGCGACGGTTCGGCGTCGCGTTCGAGACGCTCGATGCGGCCGGGGTTCGCCGGCTGGAGCCGGCGCTCGCGCCGATCTTCGCGCGCGGCGTGCTGTTCGGCGGCAGCTGGCATTTCTCGGATCCGCACGGCTTTCTTGGCGCGCTGTTCGCGCATCTGGCGGAGGGCGGCGTGACGCTCGAACGCGCGAACGTCGAGCACGTCGCGCCGGCGGGCGACGGCGTGCGGGTGCTGGCCGGCGGCGCGACGCGGACGTTCGACCATGTCGTGATCGCGGCGGGCGCGCGTTCCGCGCCGTTCGCGGCGGCGTGCGGCGACCGCGTGCCGCTCGACACCGAGCGCGGCTATCACGTGCAGTTCGCGGATCGCGAGCAGGTCGTGTCGCGGCCGGTCGGCTGGGCCGAGCGCGGCTTCTACATGACGCCGCTCGACGAGGGGCTGCGCGCGGCCGGCACGGTCGAGCTGGGCGGGTTGCGCGCCGGCAAGAACCCGGCGCTCGTCGACCTGCTCGCGCGTTCCGCGCGCGAGGCGTTGCCGACGCTCGGCGCGCCGACGCGCAGCTGGCTCGGCTTTCGCCCGACGCTGCCGGACGGCGTGCCGGTGCTGGGCCGGGCGCGGCGCAGCGAGCGCGTGATCTATGCATTCGGCCATCAGCACCTCGGCGTGACGCTGGCCGGCGTCAGCGGACGGATCGTCGCGGACCTGGTCGCGCAGCGCGCGCCGCCGCTCGACCTGACGCCATACCGGGCCGCGCGTTTCTGA